Proteins found in one Miscanthus floridulus cultivar M001 chromosome 4, ASM1932011v1, whole genome shotgun sequence genomic segment:
- the LOC136548784 gene encoding protein VACUOLELESS GAMETOPHYTES-like has product MNSRCVSMNSRKLSGHRLPSSSEDDVPETTRDQHVGDCRPEADGGEMMVHFSHPEHRLARFDFPYLFMCMGCKEYGAGKRFMCQACGFQLHEFCALAQPALHDHPFHRKHPHLLFFVKPAPGGGGFLRRKCDLCGKSVRGFSFRCASCSFDMHPCCASMAQRIDLPAVHEHPLLLAQDDGGTEQETSFVCQVCRRTKRSGQHVYQCLPCGYYLHARCAKDMVNGLYVHGVVPPEKKNALATAARVTVNALFGVIGGLIEGIGEGIGEAFVESIGRSRGS; this is encoded by the coding sequence ATGAACAGCAGGTGCGTGTCCATGAACTCAAGGAAGCTCAGCGGCCACCGGCTGCCGTCGTCGTCCGAAGACGATGTTCCGGAGACGACGAGAGATCAGCACGTCGGCGACTGCAGGCCGGAGGCTGACGGCGGCGAGATGATGGTGCATTTCAGCCACCCGGAGCACCGGCTGGCCCGGTTCGACTTCCCGTACCTGTTCATGTGCATGGGCTGCAAGGAGTACGGCGCCGGGAAGCGGTTCATGTGCCAGGCCTGCGGCTTCCAGCTGCACGAGTTCTGCGCGCTGGCGCAGCCGGCGCTGCACGACCACCCGTTCCACCGCAAGCACCCGCACCTCCTCTTCTTCGTGAAGCCagcgccgggcggcggcggcttccTCCGCCGCAAGTGCGACCTCTGCGGCAAGTCCGTGCGGGGGTTCTCGTTCCGGTGCGCGTCGTGCAGCTTCGACATGCACCCGTGCTGCGCGTCCATGGCGCAGCGGATAGATCTCCCCGCCGTGCACGAGCACCCGCTGCTGCTGGCGCAGGACGACGGCGGCACGGAGCAGGAGACGAGCTTCGTGTGCCAGGTGTGCAGGCGCACGAAGCGGTCCGGGCAGCACGTGTACCAGTGCCTGCCGTGCGGGTACTACCTCCACGCCAGGTGCGCCAAGGACATGGTGAACGGGCTCTACGTGCACGGCGTCGTGCCGCCGGAGAAGAAGAACGCGCTGGCCACCGCCGCCAGGGTCACCGTCAACGCGCTGTTCGGGGTCATCGGCGGCCTCATCGAGGGGATCGGGGAGGGCATCGGGGAGGCCTTCGTCGAGAGCATTGGGAGAAGCAGGGGAAGCTAG
- the LOC136552044 gene encoding uncharacterized protein, which translates to MGACVSFSRSPAAASTPEASHSQRTAAAATVKVVNPDGSMAQLAWPVTAREALALAPGDGGHQRHRLFLCSSDELGYDAPPRALAAGEALQPGQLYFVLPASALRRPLSANDMAALAVRAATALAAAGGLSPRRGKQAGTTAAGRRRRQSTARVAPLLVAVSKESPPDGGYAARPAAVQEGERTVGRTRKGAAGYRTGGSGHRAAVQRLSAIAEDGE; encoded by the coding sequence ATGGGAGCCTGCGTCTCGTTCTCGCGCTCACCGGCGGCGGCGTCGACTCCAGAGGCGTCCCACTCGCAGCGAACGGCGGCGGCAGCCACGGTCAAGGTTGTGAACCCAGACGGCTCCATGGCGCAGCTCGCGTGGCCCGTCACGGCGCGCgaggcgctggcgctggcgccgGGCGACGGCGGGCACCAGCGCCACCGGCTCTTCCTCTGCAGCTCCGACGAGCTGGGCTACGACGCGCCCCCGCGCGCGCTGGCCGCGGGCGAGGCGCTCCAGCCGGGTCAGCTCTACTTCGTGCTCCCCGCCTCCGCGCTGCGCCGCCCGCTGTCCGCCAACGACATGGCCGCGCTCGCCGTCAGGGCCGCCAcggcgctcgccgccgccggtggcttGTCGCCGCGGCGGGGTAAACAGGccgggacgacggcggcgggcaGGCGGCGTCGTCAGTCGACGGCGCGAGTGGCTCCGCTTCTGGTCGCAGTGAGCAAAGAGAGCCCGCCTGATGGTGGGTACGCGGCGCGTCCGGCGGCGGTTCAAGAAGGTGAACGCACGGTGGGGAGGACGAGGAAGGGAGCTGCTGGTTACAGAACCGGCGGTTCTGGCCATCGTGCCGCCGTGCAAAGGTTGAGCGCTATCGCGGAAGACGGCGAGTGA
- the LOC136548783 gene encoding mevalonate kinase-like: MDAVAGTAGYRGPAEVRARAPGKIILAGEHAVVHGSAAVAAAIDLYTRSSLLLRPTGEGGGADSGAVELYLRDSGLSFSWPCSRLRGALGEEISANPRVPAPCSPDQLATIARLLEDQEIPEAKIWLSAGLSAFLFLYTSILGCRPGKAVVTSDLPMGAGLGSSSAFCVSMSGALLTAAGAVSVGAHRGAEGWEVLEKGDLELVNRWAFQGEKIIHGKPSGIDSPSQDCL; this comes from the exons ATGGATGCAGTCGCCGGCACGGCGGGGTATCGGGGACCAGCGGAAGTGCGCGCCCGCGCGCCCGGCAAGATCATCCTCGCGGGCGAGCACGCCGTCGTCCACggctccgccgccgtcgccgccgccatcgaTCTCTACACCAGgtcctccctcctcctccgcccCACAG GAGAGGGTGGCGGCGCTGACTCCGGCGCGGTGGAGCTGTACCTCAGGGACTCGGGCCTCAGCTTCTCGTGGCCGTGCTCACGCCTCCGCGGGGCGCTAGGCGAGGAGATCAGCGCCAACCCCCGGGTTCCGGCGCCGTGCTCCCCTGACCAACTGGCCACCATTGCCAGGCTCTTGGAGGACCAGGAGATCCCTGAGGCCAAGATCTGGCTCTCTGCCGGCTTGTCCGCTTTCCTTTTCCTCTACACCTCCATTCTGGG ATGCAGGCCTGGCAAGGCAGTGGTGACCTCGGACCTGCCCATGGGTGCAGGGCTCGGCTCGTCGTCGGCATTCTGTGTGTCCATGTCAGGGGCTCTATTGACGGCTGCTGGCGCAGTCAGTGTTGGAGCACACAGGGGTGCTGAGGGGTGGGAGGTGTTGGAGAAGGGTGATCTTGAGCTGGTCAACCGATGGGCGTTCCAAGGGGAAAAGATCATTCATGGCAAGCCTTCTGGCATCGACTCCCCTAGTCAGGATTGCTTGTAG